A portion of the Chlamydia caviae GPIC genome contains these proteins:
- the dnaJ gene encoding molecular chaperone DnaJ — protein sequence MDYYDVLGVSKTASPEEIKKSYRKLAVKYHPDKNPGDAEAEKRFKEVSEAYEVLSDPQKRESYDRYGKNGPFAGAGGFGGMGGMGNMEDALRTFMGAFGGEFGGGGSFFEGLFGGLGEAFGMRGDPAGARQGASKKVHITLTFEEAARGVEKELLVSGYKTCETCLGSGAASEQGIKCCDRCKGSGQIVQSRGFFSMASTCPECGGEGRVITDPCSNCRGQGRIKDKRNVHVQIPAGVDSGMRLKMEGYGDAGQNGAPSGDLYVFIDVEAHPVFERRGDDLILELPIGFVDAALGMKKEIPTLLKEGMCRLTVPEGIQSGTILKVKNQGFPNVHGRGRGDLLVRVSVETPQNLSEEQKELLRKFATTEKAENFPKKRGFLDKIKGFFSDFAV from the coding sequence ATGGATTACTATGATGTTTTAGGTGTTTCTAAAACTGCCTCTCCTGAGGAGATTAAAAAATCTTATCGCAAGTTGGCTGTTAAGTATCACCCTGACAAGAATCCAGGGGATGCTGAGGCAGAGAAACGTTTTAAAGAAGTTTCAGAAGCTTACGAGGTTTTGAGCGATCCTCAAAAGCGCGAATCTTATGACCGCTATGGTAAGAATGGACCTTTCGCCGGAGCCGGTGGTTTCGGTGGTATGGGCGGCATGGGCAACATGGAAGACGCTCTGCGTACTTTTATGGGAGCTTTTGGCGGAGAATTTGGCGGTGGCGGAAGCTTTTTCGAAGGCCTGTTTGGTGGTCTTGGAGAAGCTTTTGGAATGCGTGGAGACCCTGCGGGAGCCCGTCAGGGAGCGAGTAAGAAAGTTCATATCACCTTAACATTCGAAGAAGCTGCTCGTGGTGTAGAAAAGGAACTCCTTGTTTCTGGATATAAAACTTGTGAAACTTGTTTAGGCAGCGGTGCTGCTAGTGAGCAAGGAATCAAGTGTTGTGATCGGTGCAAAGGTTCTGGACAAATCGTTCAGAGTCGTGGATTCTTTTCTATGGCGTCAACTTGTCCTGAGTGTGGCGGAGAGGGGCGTGTCATTACTGACCCTTGTTCTAATTGCCGGGGACAGGGAAGAATTAAAGATAAACGAAACGTCCATGTACAAATTCCTGCCGGAGTCGATTCAGGAATGCGTCTAAAGATGGAAGGTTATGGAGATGCCGGACAAAACGGTGCTCCTTCCGGAGACCTTTATGTATTTATTGATGTAGAAGCGCATCCTGTTTTTGAGCGCCGCGGGGACGACTTGATTTTAGAGTTGCCTATTGGTTTTGTGGATGCAGCTTTAGGAATGAAGAAAGAAATTCCTACACTCTTAAAGGAAGGTATGTGCCGTCTTACTGTTCCTGAAGGAATCCAAAGTGGCACGATTCTTAAGGTTAAGAATCAAGGGTTTCCCAATGTTCATGGTAGAGGGCGCGGAGATTTGCTAGTTCGAGTTTCTGTAGAGACTCCACAAAATCTATCAGAAGAACAGAAGGAATTACTTCGTAAGTTCGCAACTACGGAAAAAGCAGAAAATTTCCCCAAGAAACGTGGTTTTTTGGATAAAATAAAGGGTTTTTTTTCCGACTTCGCCGTATAG
- a CDS encoding alpha-ketoacid dehydrogenase subunit alpha/beta, with product MVAIQHELRSSIKEVLKLVWTLRFAENKMLLLSRQSDSGGTFQLSCAGHELAGVIAGKSLIPGKDWSFPYYRDQGFPIGLGCDLSEILASFLARLTPNHSSGRMMPYHYSHKKLRICCQSSVVGTQFLQAAGRAWATKHAKSNEVVYVSGGDGSTSQGEFHEMLNYVALHKLPLVTVVQNNSWAISVPFKDQCSADLARLGESYRGLSVYEVDGGDYFGLVDVFSKAVDQARHASVPALILINVMRLEPHSNSDNHEKYRSRDDLDYCMNNDPLIRLERQMVEECGISPAEILEIKAEAEAEVARACELAEGVPFPSKGSTSHDVFSPHTISLIDYEGSLEAQRLRDTQPKVMRDAITEALVEEMNRDSGVVVFGEDVAGDKGGVFGVTRNLTDKFGVERCFNTPLAEATIIGTAIGMAMDGIHKPVAEIQFADYIWPGINQLFSEASSIYYRSAGEWEVPLVIRAPCGGYIQGGPYHSQSIEAFLAHCPGIKVAYPSNAADAKALLKAAIRDPNPVVFLEHKALYQRRIFSACPVFSSDYVLPFGKAAITHPGSDLTIVSWGMSLVMSMDVAKELAALDISVEVIDLRTIVPCDFSTVLESVKKTGKLLIAHEASEFCGFGSELAATVAEQAYSYLDAPIRRVAGLHAPVPYSKILENEVLPQKEKILQAAKSLAEF from the coding sequence ATGGTAGCAATACAGCATGAATTAAGATCTTCTATTAAGGAAGTTCTGAAATTAGTCTGGACTTTAAGATTTGCTGAAAACAAGATGCTCCTTCTTTCCCGACAGAGTGATTCTGGAGGAACCTTCCAGTTGTCTTGTGCTGGTCACGAGCTTGCAGGAGTTATCGCAGGAAAGAGTCTCATCCCAGGTAAAGACTGGTCTTTCCCTTATTATAGAGATCAAGGATTCCCTATAGGATTGGGATGTGATCTTTCGGAGATCTTAGCCTCTTTCCTTGCTAGGTTAACTCCTAACCACTCTTCCGGTAGGATGATGCCCTACCACTATTCCCACAAAAAGTTACGTATTTGCTGCCAATCTAGTGTTGTGGGTACGCAATTTCTTCAAGCTGCAGGACGCGCTTGGGCTACCAAACATGCAAAGTCTAACGAAGTAGTTTATGTTTCTGGAGGAGATGGATCCACGTCTCAAGGAGAATTCCATGAGATGTTAAACTATGTTGCTCTACACAAGCTGCCATTAGTTACCGTGGTCCAGAATAACTCCTGGGCAATCTCTGTTCCTTTTAAGGATCAATGTTCTGCAGATCTAGCTCGTTTAGGGGAAAGTTATCGCGGTCTTTCAGTATATGAAGTGGATGGTGGTGATTATTTTGGTCTTGTAGATGTATTTTCTAAAGCTGTGGATCAGGCTAGACATGCTTCTGTTCCTGCTTTAATTCTTATCAATGTTATGCGTTTAGAGCCGCATAGTAACTCTGATAATCATGAGAAATATCGTAGTCGTGATGACTTAGATTATTGCATGAATAATGATCCTCTAATTCGTTTAGAGCGCCAGATGGTCGAAGAGTGCGGTATTTCCCCTGCTGAAATTTTAGAAATAAAAGCTGAGGCTGAGGCCGAGGTGGCTCGTGCTTGTGAGCTAGCTGAGGGAGTGCCTTTCCCTAGTAAAGGTTCTACAAGCCATGATGTATTTTCTCCACATACGATTTCTCTGATTGATTACGAAGGTTCTTTGGAAGCTCAGCGTTTACGTGATACACAGCCAAAAGTCATGCGTGATGCTATTACGGAAGCTTTAGTTGAAGAAATGAATAGAGATTCTGGAGTGGTTGTTTTTGGTGAGGATGTTGCCGGAGATAAGGGTGGGGTTTTTGGTGTTACAAGAAATCTTACTGATAAATTCGGTGTGGAACGTTGTTTTAATACACCTTTAGCAGAAGCTACAATTATTGGAACAGCTATCGGTATGGCTATGGATGGTATCCATAAGCCTGTTGCAGAAATCCAGTTTGCCGACTATATCTGGCCAGGAATTAACCAGTTATTTTCTGAAGCTTCGAGTATTTATTATCGTTCTGCAGGAGAGTGGGAAGTCCCCTTAGTTATTCGTGCTCCTTGTGGGGGATATATACAAGGTGGCCCCTACCACTCTCAAAGTATAGAAGCTTTCCTAGCCCATTGTCCGGGAATTAAAGTTGCGTATCCCTCTAACGCTGCAGATGCGAAAGCTTTATTAAAAGCTGCTATTCGCGATCCTAATCCTGTGGTCTTTTTAGAGCATAAGGCTTTGTATCAACGGCGTATTTTTAGTGCCTGTCCCGTATTTTCTTCTGATTATGTTTTGCCTTTTGGTAAAGCAGCGATTACCCATCCAGGTTCCGATCTCACGATTGTTTCTTGGGGAATGTCCTTAGTTATGAGTATGGATGTAGCTAAGGAGTTAGCAGCTTTAGATATTTCTGTAGAGGTTATAGATTTAAGGACAATAGTTCCTTGTGATTTTTCTACAGTTTTAGAATCTGTGAAGAAAACTGGGAAGCTTCTTATTGCTCATGAGGCTTCGGAGTTTTGTGGATTCGGTAGTGAGCTCGCTGCGACTGTAGCCGAGCAGGCATATTCGTATCTTGACGCTCCTATTCGCCGTGTTGCGGGATTGCACGCTCCTGTCCCCTATTCAAAAATCCTAGAAAATGAAGTTCTTCCTCAAAAAGAGAAAATTCTTCAAGCAGCAAAAAGCTTGGCAGAATTTTAA
- a CDS encoding membrane protein → MPLIHRVNNQISNTSLKLLEAYRSPYNLKIKTLHVIQAIATLGLAFLLGGILALSSGQSFALASPLLALGAVFLILSSLILIKLRKPLTPISTPSFLELTLSGVAKRLKNTYSLNLILPHSNRISKNTEYIFVSNPKTGLQLAFYKGHPINDPVLKNKDSAVMLCTNSDRDSSYVIHRTLALIGRIEKECWNAITQPNASKFPPGAIAYGPWINKSQEIAPASHLIFINPPTIEVLLHTKQLQRAVTFQDFNHEKAFKNLVDAYLKCFNICREHKITSLQLELLGVNDMHSHQEEYEMWCSLCALALLEAIRIEEQRNGRTVKQITVNHQKELPLLSILQKAYNN, encoded by the coding sequence ATGCCTTTAATTCATCGTGTAAACAATCAGATCTCAAACACATCTTTAAAATTGTTAGAAGCCTATAGAAGCCCATACAATTTAAAGATAAAAACCTTGCACGTCATACAGGCGATAGCTACTTTAGGATTAGCATTTTTACTAGGAGGGATACTCGCATTATCTTCAGGGCAATCTTTTGCCCTTGCCTCCCCCCTACTTGCTTTAGGAGCGGTTTTCCTTATCCTTAGCTCTCTGATTTTGATAAAGCTAAGAAAACCTCTTACGCCTATTTCCACGCCTTCTTTCTTAGAGCTTACGCTATCAGGTGTTGCAAAACGGTTAAAAAACACCTACTCCTTAAACCTGATACTTCCCCATTCAAATAGAATAAGTAAGAATACGGAATATATTTTTGTAAGCAATCCGAAGACCGGTTTACAACTCGCCTTTTATAAAGGACATCCTATCAATGATCCTGTATTAAAAAATAAAGATTCTGCGGTTATGCTCTGCACGAACTCTGATAGAGATTCCAGTTACGTAATTCATCGAACATTAGCATTAATTGGACGCATAGAAAAAGAGTGTTGGAATGCTATTACACAACCTAATGCCTCAAAATTCCCTCCAGGTGCTATAGCTTACGGACCTTGGATAAATAAGTCTCAAGAAATAGCCCCTGCTTCTCATTTGATCTTTATCAACCCACCGACTATCGAAGTTCTTCTCCATACTAAGCAATTACAAAGAGCTGTTACCTTCCAAGATTTTAATCATGAGAAAGCCTTTAAAAACCTTGTAGACGCTTATCTAAAATGTTTTAACATCTGCAGGGAACATAAAATTACTTCATTGCAACTGGAACTTTTAGGTGTAAACGATATGCATTCGCATCAAGAAGAATACGAGATGTGGTGCTCTCTATGTGCCTTAGCCTTGCTAGAAGCTATACGTATAGAAGAACAACGCAACGGAAGAACAGTAAAACAAATTACCGTAAATCATCAAAAAGAACTTCCCCTGCTGTCTATATTACAAAAAGCTTACAACAATTAA
- a CDS encoding HPr family phosphocarrier protein, with product MNECRECVLDSEDVETSVNSQDDELTCLCIVKNTSGIHVRPAGAIVKLFDGEDCEVSFTYAGKTVNAKSIMSILILGAPQNGEIFVRIKGKDASRVMQKVQDAFDSGFGEL from the coding sequence GTGAATGAGTGTAGAGAATGTGTTTTAGATAGCGAAGATGTGGAAACTTCTGTGAATTCTCAAGATGATGAACTGACATGCCTATGCATTGTAAAAAATACTTCTGGGATACATGTCCGCCCTGCAGGTGCTATTGTGAAGTTGTTTGATGGTGAAGATTGCGAAGTCAGCTTTACCTACGCGGGGAAGACGGTAAATGCTAAAAGTATAATGAGCATACTCATATTAGGAGCACCACAAAACGGTGAGATTTTTGTGCGTATTAAGGGAAAAGATGCGAGTCGAGTCATGCAGAAAGTGCAAGATGCTTTTGATTCAGGTTTTGGAGAGTTGTAG
- the ptsP gene encoding phosphoenolpyruvate--protein phosphotransferase: protein MNTPAPSVEQNEEWKVPGMTLVSGVAIGKAFFLGTSPLQVHELTLPQEEVEHEIHRYYKALNRSKSDIVALEQEVQGKQGQQEISSILQAHLEIIKDPILTEEVVNTIRKDRKNAEYVFSSVMGKIEESLTAVQEGSLAVDRVQDIHDISNRVIGHLCCQHKSSLGDADQNLIVFSKELTPSEVASANPSYIRGFVSLVGAPTSHTAIVSRAKNIPYLANFSQENWERIQEYSGKLVLVDGIRGEIIFNPKSKTLENCYKQKNITYSVKSYPQASPHALVSSHATSLEEVRMLSEFFPQTSIGLFRSEFLAIAEDRLPTEEEQAAVYKSLALFPERVSVLRLFDFGEDKLCPGRDPIQERSVRYLLKNPQILDDQLRAILTASASGPLKVLIPGTADVIEIIEVKRRLENIRRAFNKDHYIENIAWGSMIEIPSAVLMIDEILQECDFISIGTNDLMQYALGNNRETVLPDYLDNPLHPSVMRMIRHVVSNAKQRDVYTSICGEAAANLSLTPFFLGLGVQELSVAMPAIVELRERIASLNLSSCVEHTEKLLRARTCEEVQALLA, encoded by the coding sequence ATGAATACGCCTGCGCCTTCTGTAGAGCAAAATGAAGAATGGAAAGTTCCTGGAATGACCTTGGTTTCTGGAGTGGCCATAGGGAAAGCTTTTTTCCTAGGGACTTCTCCTTTGCAGGTTCATGAACTTACTTTGCCTCAAGAGGAAGTAGAGCACGAGATCCATCGTTACTATAAAGCATTGAATCGTTCTAAATCTGATATTGTTGCCTTAGAGCAAGAAGTTCAAGGGAAACAGGGACAACAAGAGATCTCTTCGATACTACAAGCACATTTAGAGATAATTAAAGACCCTATTTTGACTGAAGAGGTGGTGAATACCATCAGAAAAGATCGTAAGAATGCTGAATATGTCTTTTCTTCAGTCATGGGGAAAATAGAAGAATCTTTAACAGCAGTTCAGGAGGGTTCTTTAGCTGTAGATCGTGTTCAAGATATTCATGATATTTCCAATCGTGTGATTGGTCATTTATGCTGTCAGCATAAGAGTTCTTTAGGAGATGCTGATCAAAATCTCATTGTCTTTTCTAAAGAGCTTACTCCTTCAGAAGTTGCTAGCGCGAATCCCTCCTATATTCGAGGATTTGTTTCTTTAGTTGGCGCTCCGACATCGCACACAGCAATTGTTTCTAGAGCAAAAAATATTCCCTATTTAGCGAATTTTTCTCAGGAAAATTGGGAACGTATTCAAGAGTATTCTGGGAAGCTCGTCCTTGTTGACGGTATTCGTGGTGAGATTATCTTTAATCCTAAATCAAAGACTCTTGAAAACTGTTATAAGCAAAAAAACATAACTTACAGTGTGAAATCTTATCCTCAGGCATCGCCACATGCTCTAGTGTCTTCTCATGCTACAAGTCTTGAAGAAGTGCGTATGCTTTCAGAATTCTTCCCACAAACGTCTATCGGGCTATTTCGTTCAGAATTCCTTGCGATTGCTGAGGATAGGCTACCTACGGAAGAAGAACAAGCTGCGGTATATAAGTCCTTAGCTTTATTTCCAGAGCGTGTCTCTGTATTGCGTTTATTTGATTTTGGTGAGGATAAGCTTTGCCCAGGTCGAGATCCTATTCAAGAACGTTCTGTACGCTATTTATTAAAAAATCCTCAAATACTCGATGATCAGCTTCGCGCTATTTTAACAGCTTCGGCATCAGGTCCTTTAAAAGTATTAATTCCAGGAACCGCGGATGTTATAGAAATTATAGAAGTGAAACGTCGATTAGAAAATATACGACGTGCGTTTAATAAAGATCATTACATAGAAAACATCGCCTGGGGAAGTATGATAGAAATTCCTTCAGCTGTATTGATGATTGATGAGATTCTTCAAGAGTGTGATTTCATTTCCATAGGGACTAATGATCTTATGCAATATGCCCTAGGAAACAATCGAGAAACGGTTCTTCCTGATTATCTTGATAATCCGCTTCATCCTTCAGTAATGCGTATGATTCGTCATGTAGTATCTAATGCTAAGCAGCGTGATGTCTATACATCTATTTGTGGGGAGGCAGCAGCAAATCTATCTTTAACTCCCTTTTTCTTAGGATTGGGAGTGCAGGAATTATCGGTTGCTATGCCAGCTATTGTAGAATTAAGAGAGAGAATAGCCTCTTTGAATTTAAGTAGTTGCGTAGAGCATACGGAGAAATTGTTAAGAGCAAGGACCTGTGAAGAAGTTCAGGCCCTATTAGCTTAG
- a CDS encoding YbaB/EbfC family nucleoid-associated protein: MGSGYAKKKKEAKIMEQQFLEMEASLEQKRYEGQAGNGLVSVVINGKCDIVSIKVQPTCLDPEEPEVVEDLFRSAFKEAKEAMDKEMSVMRAGMPF; the protein is encoded by the coding sequence ATGGGCAGTGGATATGCCAAAAAGAAAAAAGAAGCAAAAATCATGGAGCAGCAATTCCTAGAAATGGAAGCTTCTCTAGAGCAAAAACGCTACGAAGGACAAGCAGGTAATGGACTTGTTTCTGTAGTGATCAATGGCAAATGTGATATTGTTTCCATAAAAGTACAGCCCACATGTCTTGATCCCGAAGAACCTGAAGTTGTTGAGGATCTCTTTCGTTCAGCATTCAAAGAAGCCAAAGAAGCTATGGACAAAGAGATGTCTGTTATGCGAGCTGGAATGCCTTTCTAA
- the dnaX gene encoding DNA polymerase III subunit gamma/tau produces the protein MTSTTYQVSSRKYRPQTFSEILGQDAVVTVLKNALQFQRVAHAYLFSGIRGTGKTTLARIFAKALNCPERTSDHEPCNHCCICKEISSGTSLDVIEIDGASHRGIEDIRQINETVLFTPAKSQYKIYIIDEVHMLTKEAFNSLLKTLEEPPSHVKFFLATTENYKIPGTILSRCQKMYLKRIPETMIVEKLASISKENSIETSSEALLPIARAAQGSLRDAESLYDYVTGLFPKSLSPESVADALGLLSQDTLYTLAECIRTQKYAEALLPVTTAINSGVAPITFLHDLTVFYRDLLLNKDQGHSPLSATAVHYSSECLLEIIDFLGEAAKHLQQTIFEKTFLETVIIHLIRICQRPSLETLFSQLKTSTFDTPRSIPQQQEPPKPIIQPEKHYEEQSFLSLSAKSPTVKEALHQKETSPSLVGSATIDTLLQFAVVEFSGILTKE, from the coding sequence ATGACATCTACAACATACCAAGTTTCTTCTAGAAAGTATCGCCCCCAAACATTTTCCGAAATTCTCGGACAAGATGCTGTAGTTACTGTTTTAAAAAATGCCCTTCAATTTCAACGTGTAGCGCATGCGTATTTATTTTCAGGAATTCGTGGAACTGGGAAAACAACCCTGGCAAGAATTTTTGCTAAAGCCTTGAATTGTCCAGAACGCACCTCTGATCACGAGCCTTGCAATCACTGTTGCATTTGCAAAGAAATTTCTTCAGGAACTTCCCTAGATGTTATAGAAATTGATGGAGCTTCTCACAGGGGTATTGAAGATATCCGTCAGATCAATGAAACGGTTTTGTTCACTCCAGCAAAATCGCAATATAAGATCTACATTATCGATGAAGTGCACATGCTAACAAAAGAGGCTTTCAATTCTTTGTTAAAGACTTTGGAAGAGCCTCCTAGCCATGTGAAATTTTTCCTAGCCACTACAGAAAATTATAAAATTCCGGGCACTATTTTGAGTCGTTGTCAAAAAATGTACTTAAAAAGAATCCCCGAAACAATGATTGTGGAGAAGTTAGCTTCCATATCTAAAGAAAACTCTATAGAGACTTCTTCTGAAGCTCTTCTCCCTATTGCGAGGGCAGCACAGGGAAGTCTACGCGATGCAGAATCCCTTTATGATTATGTCACGGGGTTATTCCCTAAATCTTTATCTCCAGAATCTGTAGCAGATGCCTTAGGTTTACTCTCTCAAGATACCCTTTATACGTTAGCCGAGTGTATCCGCACACAAAAATATGCTGAGGCTTTACTCCCCGTAACCACGGCAATCAATTCTGGAGTCGCCCCTATAACTTTCCTTCATGATCTCACTGTTTTCTATCGCGATTTACTTCTCAATAAAGATCAGGGACATTCCCCTTTATCCGCAACAGCCGTGCACTACTCTAGTGAGTGTTTATTAGAAATCATTGATTTTCTCGGTGAGGCTGCGAAACATCTACAGCAAACTATCTTTGAAAAAACATTTTTAGAAACAGTAATTATTCATCTGATTCGGATCTGCCAACGTCCTTCTTTAGAAACTCTATTTTCTCAACTTAAAACATCAACTTTTGATACCCCAAGAAGTATCCCCCAACAGCAAGAACCTCCTAAGCCTATTATACAGCCCGAAAAGCACTACGAAGAACAAAGTTTCCTATCGTTATCTGCAAAATCTCCCACCGTTAAAGAAGCTCTCCACCAAAAAGAGACTTCCCCTTCTTTAGTGGGATCAGCTACTATAGATACGCTTTTACAATTTGCTGTTGTTGAGTTTTCAGGAATTTTAACTAAGGAGTAA
- a CDS encoding HDIG domain-containing metalloprotein: MIKQMEDRRQTYRSCTTAEIDRSWSRYFLYFAITGVFGLTLFSFVYLRVLHIPIYKEGDIAQVSLSSPIDFSISWNVHAFYSKTAEVPEVFGKVYRISESPCFDEPEEEETRRWLKKTQDFLGAVGFIDNSTEACLQDLHLRPSALKERDRLLGIHVSSDSRAVIHQCVAHVDNFLKSENCPPSCRLHIIDNLKEKPLDIAVDKEKSGYVKGDLLGTRRIEHFPKGRAIIRQYQRISGRDAKILRCLRHQLVSSTTLFSCRGAFGVLFLVAVILIWGYRSLVTFCPELLMSPKRFMLYIAIFSLSLIGVKITETLCVLGPQSWEVYLSCPLILPFTAILLGHLVGIPLAGASCTFLGVLYTFESDIWNNSWFLAMNLLSSWRILFTVSRVTRLTSLFWCCMRLWWVSTAILTGFRLFFGEASITAFRADCLGSFVYSLITALGVGALIPVLESSFGACTHNHLLAYLDSDYPLLKRLFEQAPGTYQHSVLVGILAEAAANAIHADGLFCRVVAQYHDIGKLINPGFFMENHQMLGTSKNNLSPIESAKMIMRHIPEGVELARKAGLPDSFIRIIEEHHGTSVILSPYHRHLQNNPDTGALDEELFRYPGRKPSSKESTIIMIADSFEAAARSLEGTSMVALRELVDKIVSGKMHDGQFADSPITLDELTTICETMVKTLYSALHSRAKYPEMVLKPCV, encoded by the coding sequence ATGATCAAGCAAATGGAAGACCGTAGGCAAACTTACCGTAGCTGCACTACTGCTGAGATAGATCGGTCGTGGTCAAGGTATTTTTTGTATTTTGCTATTACGGGAGTTTTTGGGTTAACGTTATTCTCTTTTGTCTATCTTAGAGTGCTTCATATTCCCATATATAAGGAGGGGGATATTGCTCAAGTATCTCTAAGTTCTCCTATTGATTTTTCTATAAGTTGGAATGTACATGCATTTTACAGTAAGACTGCTGAAGTTCCTGAAGTTTTTGGAAAAGTTTATCGGATTTCTGAAAGTCCTTGTTTTGACGAGCCTGAAGAGGAAGAAACACGACGCTGGTTGAAAAAAACTCAAGATTTTCTTGGGGCTGTAGGGTTTATAGATAACTCTACAGAAGCCTGCCTTCAAGATCTTCATCTACGTCCCTCTGCTTTGAAAGAAAGAGACCGTTTGTTAGGAATTCATGTAAGTTCTGATTCAAGAGCGGTTATACATCAGTGCGTTGCTCATGTGGATAACTTTCTAAAATCTGAAAATTGTCCACCATCTTGCAGATTACATATTATAGATAATTTAAAAGAGAAGCCTTTAGACATTGCCGTAGATAAGGAAAAATCAGGCTATGTTAAAGGAGATTTGCTCGGAACGCGACGTATAGAACATTTCCCAAAGGGAAGAGCTATTATAAGGCAGTATCAAAGAATTAGCGGTAGAGATGCTAAAATTCTTCGTTGCTTACGCCACCAACTCGTTTCTTCAACAACGTTATTTTCTTGTCGTGGAGCTTTCGGAGTTCTTTTTTTAGTCGCCGTTATTTTAATTTGGGGTTACCGCTCTTTAGTAACGTTTTGCCCTGAGTTATTAATGTCTCCAAAACGTTTCATGCTCTACATTGCTATCTTTTCCCTATCCTTGATTGGTGTGAAGATTACGGAGACTCTATGTGTGTTAGGTCCACAAAGTTGGGAGGTTTATCTCTCTTGCCCATTGATTCTTCCTTTTACAGCAATTCTCCTTGGTCACCTTGTGGGAATTCCTCTTGCAGGTGCTTCCTGCACATTTTTAGGAGTCCTCTATACTTTTGAGTCAGATATCTGGAATAACAGTTGGTTCCTTGCTATGAACTTATTGAGTTCCTGGAGGATTTTATTCACGGTAAGTCGAGTTACCCGCTTAACTTCTCTATTTTGGTGTTGTATGCGGTTGTGGTGGGTATCCACGGCTATTTTAACAGGATTCCGTTTGTTCTTTGGCGAAGCATCTATAACAGCTTTCCGTGCCGATTGTTTAGGAAGCTTTGTTTATAGTTTAATTACTGCTTTAGGAGTCGGCGCTTTAATTCCGGTATTGGAGTCTTCTTTTGGTGCGTGTACGCATAACCATTTATTAGCGTATTTAGATTCCGACTATCCTCTACTAAAACGGCTCTTTGAACAGGCTCCGGGAACTTACCAGCATTCAGTTTTAGTGGGTATTCTTGCAGAAGCTGCAGCGAATGCTATTCATGCTGACGGTCTTTTTTGTCGTGTTGTGGCGCAATATCATGATATTGGTAAGTTAATTAATCCAGGGTTTTTCATGGAGAATCATCAGATGCTTGGCACATCAAAAAATAACCTCTCTCCAATAGAAAGTGCAAAAATGATTATGCGGCATATTCCTGAGGGGGTAGAGTTAGCAAGAAAAGCAGGCCTCCCGGATTCTTTTATTCGTATTATAGAAGAGCATCATGGTACATCTGTTATTCTTTCCCCATACCATCGTCATTTGCAAAATAATCCTGATACAGGCGCTTTAGATGAAGAACTGTTCCGTTATCCAGGAAGAAAACCCTCCTCTAAAGAATCTACAATTATTATGATTGCAGATTCATTTGAGGCGGCGGCACGTTCCTTAGAAGGAACGAGCATGGTAGCTTTACGGGAGCTTGTAGACAAGATTGTATCAGGGAAAATGCATGATGGGCAATTTGCAGATTCCCCAATAACTTTGGACGAGCTTACTACTATCTGTGAGACTATGGTCAAAACACTCTATAGTGCTCTACATTCTCGCGCAAAGTATCCTGAAATGGTTTTAAAGCCTTGTGTATAG
- a CDS encoding hydroxymethylbilane synthase codes for MLSDCYTDPFLSDFCSGRRPLRIASRRSTLAQAQAHECVCLLRSWFPKLWVQIHTVHTLGDKDKKTPLHLVENSQFFTDAVDKLVLRGNCHLAVHSAKDLPNPSKTSIVAITNGLDPSDLLVYGERYLWKRFPKNPRLGSSSLRRGEMLKNLFPKGQILDIRGTIEERLKQLESGKYDAIVVAKAAVIRLHLRLPYTKTLPPPYHPLQGRLSITAAKNIEAWKKLLLPLNASDLTQDKHGLV; via the coding sequence ATGCTATCCGATTGCTACACTGATCCTTTTCTTTCTGATTTTTGTTCAGGAAGGCGTCCCTTACGCATAGCTTCTCGCCGCTCTACCTTAGCACAAGCTCAGGCACATGAGTGCGTTTGTCTTCTTCGTTCCTGGTTCCCTAAACTTTGGGTTCAAATACACACAGTGCATACCCTTGGGGATAAAGATAAAAAGACTCCCTTGCATCTTGTAGAAAATTCACAATTTTTCACAGATGCTGTGGATAAACTTGTTCTTCGCGGCAACTGCCATCTTGCTGTGCATTCTGCTAAAGATCTCCCCAATCCATCAAAAACCTCCATCGTAGCAATAACTAACGGGTTAGACCCTTCAGATCTTTTAGTTTATGGCGAACGCTACCTTTGGAAACGGTTTCCTAAAAACCCTAGACTAGGAAGTTCTTCTTTACGTCGAGGAGAAATGTTAAAAAACCTATTTCCTAAAGGACAGATTCTCGATATTCGAGGTACAATAGAGGAAAGGCTGAAACAACTAGAAAGCGGAAAATACGACGCTATTGTTGTTGCAAAAGCTGCTGTCATTAGACTCCACCTACGCCTGCCGTACACCAAAACTCTTCCTCCTCCTTACCACCCTCTTCAGGGACGTTTAAGCATTACAGCAGCAAAAAATATCGAAGCATGGAAAAAGCTTTTACTTCCGTTAAACGCCTCTGACCTCACTCAAGACAAGCACGGCCTTGTTTGA